The genomic window GGCTAACCCTCGAAAGATCTCTCGACATGACCAACCGGTGCTCCTTATCCTCGGATGAGTCGAGCAGAGGTCAAGGATGATGACGAAAGGGCTAACCTTTGAGAATCTTTTAATATGGCCCACTAGCACTCCTCATCCTCGGATAGATCAAGCAGAGTTGAGGACAGTGATAGTGACTTGGCAAAAATATTGTCATAGATCGACTTTGCATTGATCTCGAATAAATTCTCATCAATGTCCTCCCTAGCACATATTGATGGTCAAGTAGAGATGACATCATTCCTTGGCAAAATCTATTTCCAAAGACCCACATCAGACCGATCTCAAATATTGCGACTTTTGATAGAATAGCCTCAAACCCAGGCTCGAATCGAGGATTCCTACTTCACCACTAGCTCGATTGGTCGATCGAGTCGATGACCATACCAGACAAATAAACAATCAATCCCGAAGACTGAGATCATTCAATACAaacattataaaatgataaagaaatttatttcatTCCATTCAAAGAAATCTCACTACAACGAGAAAGAAAGCAAAAAGTACTAATTCAATCAACATCCTTGGGCGTAGGCTCCGTGGCAagatcaagatcttgatcaacagatcctccgacgacatccactttgagaaaattttcTTGGTAGTCACTAGTTCATATCAAAGAATATCAAGGATGGCATGGTTCTTTGGGGTTGGCTTCCCCCAGGATCGACCCATTCAGACTAAGAAGCCTGCTTAGGAGGGAATGACAGCCCTAAGGAAATTTTCAAGTTCTTTCTGGAGGGTTCGATGTTGAGAAGACCCTCTGAGTCATCGCTCGCTCTTCGTCTAGACCAATGGCCAATGCTGCTGCACTCTTGACAAAGTCTGCATTAGGACGATAGAATTTTAATGATAAATCCTGCGAGGTGATTAGTCTCTAGCAGCACCATCTAGATCAATAGCAGCCATGATTCCACATCTTCCACAGTGATGATGGTTTCGATACCTCCCATGCCAAGATGCTACTCCTGCAGACATACCCCTTCCAGACACCTTGTAGCTAGCTAGAGGGTACTAGAGAGAACCCCTCCATGGTGTAGCAAATATTGGCGGCTGTTGTACCTCGATGGAAGACTACAGTGATGACATCATGAAGATTGAAAAAAAAGGACTTGACCGCAAACAGTAGCCCTTTCCCTCCATTTATAAGGGATCCTGGTAGGGATGCACCCCTTCACCTCCTAGGCCGTGCATCAGTTGTCACAACCCGAATGGCTTTAGAAGTCTCACCTTCTAGGAAAAAGTACCCCAAGCATCCCTTTCAACAAAATATCATTTTGGGGATTGTAAGCATTAAAGATCATGCACATTAAGACCATCAAATAGCATGACTTTTCGTTGCACCGCCTTTAGAATGAACCATGCAGGTCGATCCGTGACGCACAGCACAAGGCCTACCAACATCTGACATGTGGCAAACTCCGACGAGCCTGTAAGTAATcctcagattttttttcttttctaaaccATTACGTCACGATGCCTTGAACTCCCCATCCTTCATAATTATAGTGGTAATGGTGAAGCAATGTATTAATGAGGTCTCGAGATTTTTTTCACCAGATATTGCAGAATAAATACTTCGAGGACAAAGATCAGATCAACAACTGATGACTAACCATAGAACTAATTATGCCCTTCATCCGAAGTAGTGAAATCACTTCAGACTCAGAAGTGGAGAGTAAGTATTGTAGAGGTTATCTGCCATTCGACCTGACCTTTCCTCTTCAAATTACAAACCAAGCACTTATCGATGATCTAACGAGACTACATCAACTGTCAAGGAGAGATCCAGAAGACTAAGGCGAAGCAATGTTACATCATCAGCTTCTGTTCGACCTCCAGATCGGATAATTATCGACTCCAAGATCGGGATCCAATCAATGATAAGAAATAGGGCTCAATGACTTGCATGGGTGCTAACACATCTAAGGCAAAGCCTTGGCTACCGACCTTAAGCTGTTAGTCTACTCAGCCATGTGGGTAATTCTTGGAATCTTCCAAGAGCTTTTAGAACATGGGCATGACCTATGACTGATATCCATGACTAACAACTTTAATTTATAGGTTAGTGTATAGATTTTCTATTCTAATAGCCTATTAGATTGAGACCCAGCAATCTAGAAAATTAGGGTCTAACGGCCTAATGACCTATGGCAAcacctctatataaagaggtaacAAGAGGATCTTCATGTAAGCTCTAGTCTGAAAAATAAATCTGCTCTTGCTCTGTCTCTCTTTTTCATCTATTATTCTCAAGCTCTAGCTAACTTAAGTATCAGAGGATCCTTTATCAGAGAATCTTCGGTAATAGTAGACTTTTCTTGTACATTTTCCTTGACATCCCAATCATCGGATCGGCGCCAAGCTCCCGAATCGAAAGGAATCTACCTTCAACCATGTTCGCCTTGAACCAATCTTGCAGCAACAGGTATGTCCAAGCTTCGCTTCCATGTTCACAATTGTCAAAAGAAGTTTTGAAAACTTTGTGTTTCTATCAAATAACCAAGCAGTGATCAGGACAAATATGATCTTCGATTTAGTAAATTAAAGTTTATATGGGTATTATCAAAACATAAAGTGCAAGGAGACCGCAGGTTTGTGCAAATGGACTGATGGAGCATTTTGACAATGAGAGAAAAGACAACCATATGGATGTCCTGATCAATGAATTGTAGGTCTCATTCAGTGATTTAAATTTCTTGAGCAACCATTGTTCTATCGAAAAGAATACAAATTATAAGAGTGGTTGACATTTACAAAGCATTACATTCACTTTAGCAAATACATAGCATTATATTACCACCTTAAAAACATGCTCAAGTATTATTCTcaaaagattaagaaaaaaaaaattctgaaatgAGATCCTTtactagtagaaaaaaaaatttgaaagttcTATTGAATCTATCTTCACAATAGCAAACTCTTAGTAAATATATGTGTGATAACCCGGCCTGTTGGGCTTAAAGCCCATTAAgcccacccagaaaaaaaaaaaaaaaacaaaacaaaatcggagaagaagactcccgatcggagtcttctccttcctcgGTTCTGATTGAAAATCAAAGTTCTAGGGCCACTGAAGGACCCTAagatgagccctataagaaccctcCTCCTCTCCTCTGTGAGAAAACATAGcaatcaccgacgatcgtcggtattttctctcagatttttctgattgaagccgcggcccctcgattcGTGCTCGCCGTAATTTCTCACCGATGGGGTCATCAGAggctgaggtaagcccttcttcctctttctctctcctctcttttttttctcataccTCTGTGTACAACTGTCGGTGACGGATGTCTCCAGATTTCATCGGAGAAGGGACCTCctatttggtctcttcttctctttgatcttccgacgccggcgatcactGCCGACCACCGGCcttggcctctccgaactcgagagggTTGCCCCCCTGCCATTGGCCTTCGTCGTGCCGGCTGTAGTTCGGATGGCCGGTCAAAGGGAGAGGACCTGTCGGTCCCCTATTTTGGCCAGGGAAGaccacgggaagaaaagaaaagaaaaaggaaggaaaaagaaaaagaaaaggaaaagaaaaaaaattaaaaaaaaagagagaattttctctctttcctctctttaccttctctctctaaattctctctattttctctctctagatctttgatctttttttatgaattttgtctctctaggatcattctctctctctgattgcatcacaaaccctaggataaatttaaaatgaaaatatgatgatctgagattgctccaaaattcatacagtagattggatcccgatccgattcttattcaaaattgataatatcaatcatggttaattcatattaagtcgtcctgatatgacctctgatgatctcaatcataattACCACTTTTGAAAGATACAAAGATTCTatctccactttctttctctactttctctattttttctctcatgattgactctctctctaaaaaagtctatgaatcctgtactgagtcatgccttcatcttttaggggctcatattgactctaacaaggtGATCCGAAGTTGCTGTGATATCCATGctatatgtcaacctcatttgattatattaaagtatctttcaaattcattattaataaactctattgattgatcttgatctaatccgtGCTTCATAATTTTTCGATCaaatcacttaaatctgaccctcagatcagaggccctgaattatcctggtatctggatagtccgacacatccggtcaacagtcctcttttcttatgatttaatcttattatatttatgaaataaaaattgatgatgatttgatattttaaataggattagctgattcttccaacgaagtctgaagatctaaaatgaacgaggtaagtggatcttacgctctttatttatttttaaatcttcatgattttcatacatatgatctcttattgatgaagtcatatttttcataaaatagagatcagcatatgtgatatgaaaaagtatattttattatgagcattgattgcatgaatatattttataaaaaattgcatgattatgaagcataaaattttattattttctatctatgtatatgtatgttttaagaaaaaagatataataatttcaaaaagactctcagatggctatgaatgaatttttTTGGGAAGATCGACATTCGGAGCTAGTATCCATACGAAATATGATCCTGCCAGCAGGTATAAAGTtgacacatgaattaagaactctgtcgattaagaaatatggccctgtcatgggtataatagtgaccttagcacgaatatctgagaGTAATGTTTCGAAACTTGAAATGAATACATaacaaaaatgatttatgattcatgattgtaaaatatacatgattttatgtatacatgattggtttatgactcgttttattatatgctctatgaaatgctttattttgtattatctgttattttctaaatattgtattatcatgaaaaacttatacttgatctgataaggaagcgcaagttctacttactaggctagtgtagctcatattctttttattttttctcttatatAGAGAAATGGCTAGGACCGGTGAAGAAAATCCaggcttgaagatctgcatagtaagcttgaaaatttggtagcgaaagtttagtttattttatgatcacagatttgtagttatttatgaatgttgagatttgggttggtacttgcttttagatttagatgctctgaaccaatattggttcaattatttgatgaataatggaattgaatctttttatttgatagattttagatgattatgatggattggcttcatgttatcgtAGGCTCCATCTCTCGATAGCATGATCGTGTTATGTTCCGGATTTAGGGTGTGACAATATGAATTATCATTATTGCAGAAGTTATGGGTCATATTCAACCAATCAACAATAGGCTGAATTTTTCTTGAAATTAAGTGATGGCTATGGTCTAGTCAAAGACAATAATGGGTATGAGTAACAGCTATCATAATGAAGGATAACAGAGGAAGGGTGGTGCTCATATGGAGTAGTTGATCCTATACCTATTCAAGAATTTTCCTATTTAACAATTGTTGAGGCTAAGGGTTTCACTTACAAAATTCACAAGCCAAATTGGAACATAGGAGGAACATATGATAAAGGCTATGCCCCTCACCCTCTTTGAGGATTTCTTTTAATCCCtgtatttttttactattttgttAAGTTTTGGGAACAACAACAATGTCATTCTAATCATTCAGACGCTGCAGTCTATAGACCTGTGAGCTTCCCTATAAGAAGCGGCTAAAGGCTACTACCATATGAGCCCAAACCAAAGGTACCTTCCCCTCCCCACAAACTAACAGGACCAGATGAGATTAGGACCATATGGCTTGGAATTCCCAAAGCCCAAGGTTTCACATGTGTGCATGACCCTTGTCAGTAATCCTAGTGGGGAAGGGATGTAGGGAGAGCCAAAAAACCTTTTCCCAATGCCTTGTGCTACCAGGGGAATTCTCCTCTGATGGGGGGCAGAGGTCTCACCACCTTTGCAGGCCATTTCCCATCTTCAGAGAAAAGGGAAGAAGGGAACAGAGAGAAAGGAGAAGGAATGGGAGGGTGGAGGGAAAGGTGGCATGTATCACTACCAGCTAGCGCTGGCAAGCCAAAACAAAACAAGTGCTCCAGTCCTGTCCGTGGAGATGCTGAAAGGATGGGTGATAGATATTCTGCATTTATTTTACCTCTCTCAGGATTTTGGAATCTTTGCAGCTAAAATTTTGGTTTACTTGGTACCACAACAGACAATTTCCaggcacacacacaaaaaaaaaaaaaaaaaattcaaaatatgagTATTTATTTTCTTGTttattaaaaaaatgatataacAGCTCAATAgtcttaaaaatcaaattttatccttATAAATTTACCAGTCCTAAactagagaaagagaggggggatGTCTATCTAAGATATATGCTTTAATCAATATTATACAACAAGAAAAATACTTTGGGGTACTTACGAGgtatattcaaaaaattttattagtctCGCAACTATTGATTTGGCAACCCTATAATCAAACAACCAACCGTGTTTGATAACAAATAAATTGGCTGCACcaatttcttcttgccatttggaAAGAGATCATTCTCGACTTTATTGGAAACATGCAGCATTACTCCTAAATTATGTCACCTTGAATATAGTTGATACAATATCCTTCAAGAGTACAACTTTAAGTAGCTTCCCAAACCTAGGGGTAAGACATAACACAGATATATGTTTAAAATACTTACCAAGGAACAATGATCAGCTCTGTTATCAACTCATCTCCCTGATATTTCCCATAAGCTGGGAAACAAAATAGCAGTAACATGGAGAATTTAAATTAGAGCATGGTTGTTCTTGGGGGACACCGTATCTCCTGTTATCCTTTATCCTTGGAGGCAAGGCATAATAGTGGCATCTTTTTAGATTACCTTTCGTATACTTTCATAAGAAAAGGGGACTTCTTTCTTGGAAGGtatttcaacaataattacaAGCTCTTGCGTTGGAAAGGGAATGGATACGTATACTCATTTTATCTCATAGAAACTTCCTTTTGTCTGTCTCTTTTTACATCATTACCTGTACAgaaaagaacaaaagaagaatgcatataaaaaaataaaatattatatgtaTGAATCTCTTTGGAGATTGGATGATAAGAGAATTTCTTGATATTTGGATGATCATAATCCTCCCTCATCTTAGAATGGGCTTGGTACTCTCATCAGCCATCAATCAGTCAATAGCTCTAAATTTTGTGGGTGCTGGACAAGACCCATAAGAGGAAAAGGGTTTATTCCTGACAAGAGCCTCTTGCCTTTGGTCATTTGCCTGCAAATCTGCACTGGTGCATGCTCCACCCATTCTCTGACCAACTGGAAAAAAGGGAACTGGTGCAGGAAAGCCAACTTTCCAATTAGACAAGTTTTTCTCTTTGTAAACAATCATGTGACCCtgaagttatttatttatttatttttatatatctgtTAAAGGGTATTCCTATTTTATAAGTATtggaccatcagatcagatacaaCAAAATTATAGTACAGGTGACTGCCTACTCTCCCAAGATCCCTTTAGAATacctttatttttcaaaaaaattttctataccATCCACATTATCACTGAACTCGGGCAGAAGCACAAGTGCACACAGCCTCCTCCAGTCTTTTTATTCAACCAACGGCTGGTCCAGAAACAAAAGAGGGctaaaaaacaaaactaaaggcaccaaaaaaactaaagaaaaagatCCCACAAGAGTTCTTGCTATTTAATGCCTCCCTTGGTCTCAAGCCAGCACTAATCACGGCACACCCCCCCTCGACAGCCCACCCACCCCACcccactcctctctctctctctctctctctctctctctctccgtgtgtgtgtgtgtggctcTCTCTATCTCTGGAAACATGCACACTCTAGCATGGAAGGCCATGGTAATGGCTGCAGCTCTCCTCCAGCTATGCTCGTCTAGGGAGTTAGAATCCAATCTCTCCCTCCAAGATAAGATCACCAAGCTCCCTGGTCAACCACAGGTCAGCTTCCAGCAGTTCTCAGGCTACATCACAGTGGATGACAGGAAGCAGAGGGCTCTCTTCTACTACTTTGCTGAAGCTGAGTTAGATCCATACACAAAGCCTCTGGTCCTCTGGTTGAATGGAGGTAATGCTAACTGCAAGCTCGCTGGGCGTGTATTAGATCCAAATATCAGTTGTAGACTGAGCAAAGGAAGGAAGGAAATTTCCTCTTGGTTTCTGAATGTGACTGATATAAAAgcaaaagagagaggggggaaaaGTTCAAAGTTCCTTCTTTTAAGCTACTTATGTTCTTGTTTTCTCTTTATAGGCCCTGGTTGCTCTTCTGTTGGGGTTGGGGCATTCTCTGAGAATGGTCCTTTTAGGCCAAGTGGGCAGGTGCTGGTGAGAAATGAGTTTAGCTGGAACAAAGGTATCAAACTGTTAACATCATGGTCTTTCTTATTTCTTGCAATTACTGTAGCATGTCTTGGGTGCGGTTCATGGAGTGGGGAGTAAAGGAAGAACTTCTACTGGGATTTGCAGAGGCCAATATGTTGTATTTGGAGACCCCAGCTGGAGTTGGCTTCTCTTATGCCACTGATTCTTCCTACTATGATGGTGTGGATGATAAGATGACAGGTATGTCAGTTTTTACTCATTTATGACCCCtaccatttaaatttttttcagtataTATCTCTAGCTGATGAGCTTCGAACAAAATGTAGCTATGGATCCACAAGTACCTGCTCTCTTCCTTCTGTTGGGAGTTGATTACATTGAGCTTGTCCATGtggtatatatatatgaacaaattctGTGCTActttttgaaggaaaaaaaaaaaaagtcatttaGATTACTGACATGGTGTTCACTAGAGCATTTGGAATTAACTATGAACATATAGAGTGGCTTCTGCAGAATTAAAGGGCATCAGaggctctttttttctttttctttttctttttttctggttGCTGTGATGTTTATATAGTGTGCTGGTTCCTTCATAGCTGCTGCCTTTTTCCCTGATCCTCCACAATTAGGTCTTTTTTGTAGCCCAATGTAAACAAGATAGATGCATCTGCTCCATTGTTTACTCGCAAAAAAAAAGGGTTTAGTGGTTTGGCATTCAGTACGCAGATCTGTGAACTAGAGTCCTAAATTGGTCTTTTATCTATAGtgtgaaagaaaaaattgaagaGTACGGGATCTCTGAAACTATTGCTTGTTTTGGTTCCTGAAGCCAGGGATAATCTAGTGTTCTTGCTGCGCTGGTTCACCAAGTTCCCACAGTACAAGGACAGGGATCTCTATATCACAGGAGAAAGCTATGCAGGCAAAATAACATCATAAATCTCTGCTCTCTCCCTTGTGATGGcttttataaattttgataaagCCATAACTTCATGTGTTATTATTTATCAGGTCATTATGTTCCTCAACTGGCGGAGCTCATGGTTctattcaacaagaagaaaaatgTTTTCAATCTCAAAGGAATTGCTGTAAGCAATAGATTTTGGGCAGTTGATTCATTTGTTTCAAAAAGATAATTGAATGCCCTTCAATATCATTGCTGTGCTTAAAATGAAACCAACTCTCCTTTTCTCACTGTATTTGGCAGCTGGGCAATCCAGTTCTTGAGTTCTCCACTGACTTCAATTCAAGAGCAGAATTCTTCTGGTCCCATGGATTGATATCAGACTCAACATATAGAATCTTCACATATGCTTGTAACTATTCTCGATATGTAAGCGAGTACTATAGAGGCTCATTAAGCCCGGTTTGTGCAAGAGTGATGGGCCAAGTGACTAGAGAAACAAGCAGATTTGTTGACAAATACGATGTCACACTTGATGTCTGTATATCATCAGTTCTATCACAATCCAAGGTtctaagtcctcaagtaagtttaAAACCTCTTGCATTGAAAAAATTGATGCTAGTCATGATTGCTCATCTTTGTCACTTGTTCTTTCCTCAAACTGCCCTTTGTAAATTTGGTGCAGCAAGTTCCCGAGCATATCGATGTTTGTGTGGAGGATGAAACAGTGAACTATCTCAACCGCAAAGATGTTCAAGATGCCATGCATGCTCGCCTTACCGGGGTTCCAAAATGGTCAGTTTGTAGCAGGTATTAATGTCTAAATCTTTCACCTTCCCTAAAAATTCTATGCAGATGACCTAACTTAGTCTGAGACATCATTGAGTTAATTACATGATTACCAAATGTGGTGCTGATCATATCATTCCATCTGTGTGAAGTGATGCAATTCATTACCTTGTTTCATTCATGTCTTTACAGAGTACTAGTTCTTAATGATGCTTTTGGTGCTTTTTCAGTGTTCTTGAGTATGAGCTGCTTAACTTGGAAATACCCACAATTTCGGTTGTAGGCTCACTTGTCAGGTCTGGAATCCCAGTATTGGTTTACAGGTAACTAATAAAATGCTCAAATACATAAAAAACATGAACATGGATTATGAACTACaatctcttcttcatcttcttacgCTATGTTTTCTTCCATTATAGTGGAGATCAGGATTCTGTCATTCCTTTGACGGGTAGTCGAACACTTGTGCAACGATTGGCGAAGGAACTAAAACTGAAGACGACGGTTCCTTACAGAGTTTGGTTTGAGGATAAACAGGTGCACACAAACACCATTTgttctcaagaaaaataagattCCTAAGTTCTATCTATTTCCTCTAAAATGCTTCCCACTCTGAAATTTTTTGATGACTCCAACAGGTTGGTGGATGGACTCAAGTGTATGGGGATATCCTCACCTTTGCAACCATTAGAGGAGCTTCTCATGAAGCTCCATTCTCACAGCCTGAGAGGTCTCTTGTTCTGTTCAGAGCTTTTTTACAGGGCAGACCGCTACCTGAGACATTCTGACATACTCCATCACCTGGTTTTTTCAGTAGTTCAAAGAGTGTGTATGTAAGTGAGATTAAAATTCGTTTCCTGGTTTGTCAATGTGTTAGAGCTGGGAGTTGGAGAAATTGTGTGAAGAACACGCAGAATGTGTGTTATTTTCAGCTACCAACTTCCATTGCATGGCAGTATTGCCTCAATGAAGATGGATAATCCATTCATGGCTACCAGttgaatcaaaattatccttttgaATCTGATTCATTAAAGGTATGAAGGGGCGAACTCCAATCACAGTGAGAAGTTTCATTATTAATAGatgtttttttttgggtagaataTTAATAGATGTTCTTTTTTTGAGGTCATCCAAGTTAGAAAGGTCATTTTCCTTTGCGATATTACTGCATTGGTGGTTAGCAAATCATTAATGTTAGAGGGAGTAAACTACCATATCAACCTCATTAAAGATATCCAACTTTGAGGCAATTTTCTAATCAATGCCTCTAACAAGAGGAAAACATTCCCTGGAAAATAACTTGTCCAATGCCCCTAGCAAAAGGAAAACATTCACTATGCTTATGCGTACAGATCTTAACATGCTACGGCACCTTGTCAGCAAAATAAATCAATACAAATAAATAAGCATCAACAAATAGTGCGCGTGCTTGCGTCCTTGTTTAGTAGACTGGTCTATTTCAAAGGAACAGGCCACTGGTGGGGCAACAAAACTTTTCCAATTCCAGCATCTTGTTAGCTTGCGTAGGCAACAAGGATTTGTTATCAAAGACTTCGTCATTCCAGAAGTGCATTAACTTGGACTTCAAATTTGCTTAAAACAGAGGGTTGATGCATTCTACAAATGCACCaacttggatttcaaatttttctggtctTCACCTTATATATATATCAAACAACAGGAAACTAAGTGGCTAGCCAAAAAGGACCAATAAAGACAGCCACTGACTAAAATTTCTTTAGAGACAAAGGACTCCAGTGATACAGTGTAATGGGCTGGCACTGACAAATCTCTCTTGCAGCTAAAGCAGACAGTGTTTTTTCCCTGTATGCTGACACCAGGCCATTGCACCATACATAGGACTGAGTGAAGGAACATGTTGGCCTAAATAAAACCAAGGGACGGGCATGGGATGGGCTCCGGCCCCTCCCTcacgagaaattattgcatgcaccgaATGCAAGTGAATCAGAACAAATCCCGGAGCATATACATGGCGGAGAGCGCACAATCAAAAatcggtgaaatacaaggggtcgCATGGCGTGTTCTTCACCGTGGGATTTGTGCAGACCTATTGCACCTGATGCTTGCAATACGGAGGCCTCACGAGATATTATTGCATGCACCATAGTAATGGAAGAATGATTGGTTGTGCAGTTCAAAAAGAAAGGTCCCAAACCCAAAACGCTGCAAGGTTGGACATCCCTCCTAAAGATTTAAGTGATCAATGACATACTTCACTGGTGACTCGTATAGGCATTTGATTCACATCTACTTTGCATAAAATCCAGCCAGTTCGTACAGAGTCCCAAAAGAGAAACAGGAAACAACACAATTTTGATAAAGAACAGAAATACCTCGATTTGATTCTGCCATTCTCAGTCACATAAGTCGAGCTACTTTGCTCTTCTTGGTACACATTAACCTCACTGTTACTATATTCGTGGAACTGTATGTTCTAAGTTGTTAACAAACTTTAAGGCCAGCAAAAAGGATGATTGGGCTGCTGCCGCTGCTGCTGCATCATGGAAGCCTCCACAAAGATTGACAATATTGGCATAAAACTGCTCGACATTTAAATGGTACATTGTTTATTACACTTTATACAGGAATAGCTGGAGGCTCTGGTACACCACTTGCACCGCTAAGAACTGTAACATTCCCATCAGAATTGACATCCACAATGGCTGAATCTCCCTCCTTGATCTCTCCAGCAAGCATCTTCTCCGCCAAGCTGTCCTCCAAAAGCCTCATTATTGCCCTCCTCAAAGGCCTTGCACCATAGCTTGGGCTATAACCTTCCTCCACCACCCTGTCTCTAAATCTCTCTGTAACTTGAAGCTCTATGTCCTTAGCCTTCAGCCTCTCAAAGACCTCTTTCAGCATTATATCAGCAATTTCCTTCACCTCAAGCTTTGTCAGCTGCCGGAACACGATCATTTCATCCAACCTATTCAAGAACTCGGGCCTGAAATATTGCTTCAACTCCTCTGTAACCAGACTCTTGATTCGGTTATAGCTGCTGTCCTTCTCATCATAGTCgagatcaaatccaattctacGCCCTCCCTTTTCGATCACACTACTGCCGACATTGGACGTCATAATTAGCAGGGTGTTCTTGAAATCCACAGTTCGTCCCTTGCTATCTGTCAACCTCCCATCCTCCAAAATTTGAAGCATCATGTTGAAGACATCAGGATGAGCCTTCTCTATCTCATCAAAGAGGACAACAGTGTAAGGGCGACGGCGAACTGCTTCAGTTAGCTGACCACCCTCAGTGTAACCAACATAACCAGGAGGTGAGCCGATGAGTTTGGAGACTGTATGTCTCTCCATGAACTCACTCATGTCCAGTCTGATCATAGCTTCCTCAGAGCCGAAGTAGTAGG from Elaeis guineensis isolate ETL-2024a chromosome 9, EG11, whole genome shotgun sequence includes these protein-coding regions:
- the LOC105051074 gene encoding serine carboxypeptidase-like 45 codes for the protein MHTLAWKAMVMAAALLQLCSSRELESNLSLQDKITKLPGQPQVSFQQFSGYITVDDRKQRALFYYFAEAELDPYTKPLVLWLNGGPGCSSVGVGAFSENGPFRPSGQVLVRNEFSWNKEANMLYLETPAGVGFSYATDSSYYDGVDDKMTARDNLVFLLRWFTKFPQYKDRDLYITGESYAGHYVPQLAELMVLFNKKKNVFNLKGIALGNPVLEFSTDFNSRAEFFWSHGLISDSTYRIFTYACNYSRYVSEYYRGSLSPVCARVMGQVTRETSRFVDKYDVTLDVCISSVLSQSKVLSPQQVPEHIDVCVEDETVNYLNRKDVQDAMHARLTGVPKWSVCSSVLEYELLNLEIPTISVVGSLVRSGIPVLVYSGDQDSVIPLTGSRTLVQRLAKELKLKTTVPYRVWFEDKQVGGWTQVYGDILTFATIRGASHEAPFSQPERSLVLFRAFLQGRPLPETF